In Micropterus dolomieu isolate WLL.071019.BEF.003 ecotype Adirondacks linkage group LG17, ASM2129224v1, whole genome shotgun sequence, one genomic interval encodes:
- the crybb1l3 gene encoding crystallin, beta B1, like 3: MSHSGAQGSIGSHSAIGLHNHKIYFYEYENFQGRRMDLFGECRNLCEKGFDRVGSIRVECGPWVGYEQQNMTGEMFMLEKGEYPRWDTWSNSYRCDRFMSVRPVRMDPQDHKICLYECPNFEGRKMEVCDEDIPSLWSYGFQDRVASIQVTGGTWVGYQYPGYRGYQYVFEMGPYKHWNDWGAHHPQIQSIRRVRDMQTHRRGCFEMTA; encoded by the exons ATGTCTCACTCAGGTGCTCAGGGCAGCATTGGCAGCCACTCTGCCATCGGGCTGCACAATCACAAG ATATACTTCTATGAATATGAGAACTTCCAAGGCCGTAGGATGGACCTGTTTGGAGAGTGCCGTAATCTGTGCGAGAAGGGTTTCGACAGAGTCGGCTCCATTAGGGTAGAGTGTGGACC CTGGGTGGGTTATGAACAACAGAACATGACGGGTGAGATGTTCATGCTGGAGAAGGGAGAGTATCCCCGCTGGGACACCTGGTCCAACAGTTACAGGTGCGACCGCTTCATGTCGGTCAGGCCCGTCCGAATG GATCCCCAGGACCACAAGATTTGCCTGTACGAATGTCCAAACTTTGAGGGTCGGAAGATGGAGGTGTGTGATGAGGATATCCCAAGCCTGTGGTCTTACGGCTTCCAGGACCGTGTTGCCAGCATTCAGGTCACCGGTGGAAC CTGGGTGGGCTACCAGTACCCTGGCTACCGTGGCTACCAGTATGTTTTCGAAATGGGCCCTTACAAGCACTGGAATGACTGGGGAGCCCACCACCCCCAGATCCAGTCCATCCGCAGGGTGAGAGACATGCAGACGCACCGCAGGGGCTGCTTCGAGATGACCGCATAG
- the unc119a gene encoding protein unc-119 homolog A isoform X2: MKVQQGCNSSDMGIPVTTEEELRRNTVITPEDVLGLQKITKNYLCSPEENVHMIDFTRFKIRDMETGTVLFEITKPPMPGDKKHCDPNAGRFVRYQFTPAFLQLRQVGATVEFTVGDTPINNFRMIERHYFRDQLLKSFDFEFGFCMPSSKNTCEHIYEFPALSEEIMREMILHPYETQSDSFYFVDNKLVMHNKADYSYSGGP; the protein is encoded by the exons ATGAAAGTGCAGCAAGGCTGCAACTCATCAGACATGGGGATCCCGGTAACAACTGAAGAAGAATTGCGCAGAAATACCGTAATAACGCCCGAGGATGTGCTTGGGCTCCAGAAGATCACCAAGA ATTATCTTTGTTCTCCGGAAGAAAATGTCCACATGATCGACTTCACCAGGTTCAAGATCCGTGACATGGAAACAGGGACAGTCCTGTTTGAGATCACTAAACCTCCAATGCCAG GTGACAAAAAGCACTGTGACCCCAACGCTGGGCGTTTTGTCCGATACCAGTTCACCCCAGCCTTCCTGCAGTTGCGGCAGGTTGGAGCCAC AGTGGAGTTCACAGTGGGAGACACACCCATCAACAACTTCCGCATGATTGAGAGACACTACTTCCGTGATCAGCTGCTCAAGAGCTTTGATTTCGAATTCGGCTTCTGCATGCCCAGCAGCAAGAACACTTGCGAGCATATCTACGAGTTCCCCGCACTGTCCGAGGAAATCA tgCGTGAGATGATCCTGCACCCGTATGAGACGCAGTCTGACAGCTTCTACTTTGTGGACAACAAGCTGGTGATGCACAACAAGGCAGACTATTCCTACAGTGGGGGACCATAG
- the unc119a gene encoding protein unc-119 homolog A isoform X1 has protein sequence MKVQQGCNSSDMGIPVTTEEELRRNTVITPEDVLGLQKITKNYLCSPEENVHMIDFTRFKIRDMETGTVLFEITKPPMPAGDKKHCDPNAGRFVRYQFTPAFLQLRQVGATVEFTVGDTPINNFRMIERHYFRDQLLKSFDFEFGFCMPSSKNTCEHIYEFPALSEEIMREMILHPYETQSDSFYFVDNKLVMHNKADYSYSGGP, from the exons ATGAAAGTGCAGCAAGGCTGCAACTCATCAGACATGGGGATCCCGGTAACAACTGAAGAAGAATTGCGCAGAAATACCGTAATAACGCCCGAGGATGTGCTTGGGCTCCAGAAGATCACCAAGA ATTATCTTTGTTCTCCGGAAGAAAATGTCCACATGATCGACTTCACCAGGTTCAAGATCCGTGACATGGAAACAGGGACAGTCCTGTTTGAGATCACTAAACCTCCAATGCCAG CAGGTGACAAAAAGCACTGTGACCCCAACGCTGGGCGTTTTGTCCGATACCAGTTCACCCCAGCCTTCCTGCAGTTGCGGCAGGTTGGAGCCAC AGTGGAGTTCACAGTGGGAGACACACCCATCAACAACTTCCGCATGATTGAGAGACACTACTTCCGTGATCAGCTGCTCAAGAGCTTTGATTTCGAATTCGGCTTCTGCATGCCCAGCAGCAAGAACACTTGCGAGCATATCTACGAGTTCCCCGCACTGTCCGAGGAAATCA tgCGTGAGATGATCCTGCACCCGTATGAGACGCAGTCTGACAGCTTCTACTTTGTGGACAACAAGCTGGTGATGCACAACAAGGCAGACTATTCCTACAGTGGGGGACCATAG
- the unc119a gene encoding protein unc-119 homolog A isoform X3 encodes MKERRQKERKDRDYLCSPEENVHMIDFTRFKIRDMETGTVLFEITKPPMPAGDKKHCDPNAGRFVRYQFTPAFLQLRQVGATVEFTVGDTPINNFRMIERHYFRDQLLKSFDFEFGFCMPSSKNTCEHIYEFPALSEEIMREMILHPYETQSDSFYFVDNKLVMHNKADYSYSGGP; translated from the exons atgaaagaaagaaggcaaaaagaaagaaaggaccGAG ATTATCTTTGTTCTCCGGAAGAAAATGTCCACATGATCGACTTCACCAGGTTCAAGATCCGTGACATGGAAACAGGGACAGTCCTGTTTGAGATCACTAAACCTCCAATGCCAG CAGGTGACAAAAAGCACTGTGACCCCAACGCTGGGCGTTTTGTCCGATACCAGTTCACCCCAGCCTTCCTGCAGTTGCGGCAGGTTGGAGCCAC AGTGGAGTTCACAGTGGGAGACACACCCATCAACAACTTCCGCATGATTGAGAGACACTACTTCCGTGATCAGCTGCTCAAGAGCTTTGATTTCGAATTCGGCTTCTGCATGCCCAGCAGCAAGAACACTTGCGAGCATATCTACGAGTTCCCCGCACTGTCCGAGGAAATCA tgCGTGAGATGATCCTGCACCCGTATGAGACGCAGTCTGACAGCTTCTACTTTGTGGACAACAAGCTGGTGATGCACAACAAGGCAGACTATTCCTACAGTGGGGGACCATAG
- the unc119a gene encoding protein unc-119 homolog A isoform X4: MKERRQKERKDRDYLCSPEENVHMIDFTRFKIRDMETGTVLFEITKPPMPGDKKHCDPNAGRFVRYQFTPAFLQLRQVGATVEFTVGDTPINNFRMIERHYFRDQLLKSFDFEFGFCMPSSKNTCEHIYEFPALSEEIMREMILHPYETQSDSFYFVDNKLVMHNKADYSYSGGP, encoded by the exons atgaaagaaagaaggcaaaaagaaagaaaggaccGAG ATTATCTTTGTTCTCCGGAAGAAAATGTCCACATGATCGACTTCACCAGGTTCAAGATCCGTGACATGGAAACAGGGACAGTCCTGTTTGAGATCACTAAACCTCCAATGCCAG GTGACAAAAAGCACTGTGACCCCAACGCTGGGCGTTTTGTCCGATACCAGTTCACCCCAGCCTTCCTGCAGTTGCGGCAGGTTGGAGCCAC AGTGGAGTTCACAGTGGGAGACACACCCATCAACAACTTCCGCATGATTGAGAGACACTACTTCCGTGATCAGCTGCTCAAGAGCTTTGATTTCGAATTCGGCTTCTGCATGCCCAGCAGCAAGAACACTTGCGAGCATATCTACGAGTTCCCCGCACTGTCCGAGGAAATCA tgCGTGAGATGATCCTGCACCCGTATGAGACGCAGTCTGACAGCTTCTACTTTGTGGACAACAAGCTGGTGATGCACAACAAGGCAGACTATTCCTACAGTGGGGGACCATAG